Proteins encoded within one genomic window of Oncorhynchus masou masou isolate Uvic2021 chromosome 1, UVic_Omas_1.1, whole genome shotgun sequence:
- the LOC135541255 gene encoding fibroblast growth factor receptor 1-A-like isoform X9, which translates to MPQRSGWSSSHRVINSCSAPHRMLAVQSVLVVLAFLAQILPSQARPAIPDEVVPAPPVKIQAELYTLYPGDRLELKCSTESVNWTKDDTLVVDGEHTRLRDGQLEIEGVEPADSGLYTCVAFGNHSSYFSVNVTVDILASSEDEEEEDESSSEEAKLSSSQKLLPMAPQWAQPEKMEKKLHAVPASKTVKFRCQASGNPTPTLKWFKNGKEFKRDQRIGGFKVREHMWTIIMESVVPSDKGNYTCVVENQHGSINHTYQLDVVERSPHRPILQAGLPANNTAVVGSDVEFECKVFSDPQPHIQWLKHIEVNGSRVGPDGLPYVRVLKTAGLNTTDKEMEILQLRNVSFDDAGEYTCLAGNSIGLSHHSAWLSVVKVPPSPPPNQTYLEVLIYCVGFFLIAVMVAMAIILKMRSSSKKSDFSSQLAVHKLAKSIPLRRQVSVDSSSSLHSGVMLVRPSRLSSSGSPMLSGVSEYELPQDPRWELPRDRLVLGKPLGEGCFGQVVMGEAVGMDKEKPNRITKVAVKMLKSDATEKDLSDLISEMEMMKIIGKHKNIINLLGACTQDGPLYVIVEYASKGNLREYLRARRPPGMEYCYNPDQVPIENMSIKDLVSCAYQVARGMEYLSSKKCIHRDLAARNVLVTEDNVMKIADFGLARDIHHIDYYKKTTNGRLPVKWMAPEALFDRIYTHQSDVWSFGVLLWEIFTLGGSPYPGVPVEELFKLLKEGHRMDKPSTCTHELYMMMRDCWHAVPSHRPTFKQLVEDLDRTLAMTSNQEYLELSVPLDQYSPSYPDTRSSTCSSGEDSVFSHDAGAEEPCLPKFPPHSNGVAIKKR; encoded by the exons ATGCCCCAGAGGTCCGGATGGAGTTCCAGTCACAGAGTAATCAACAGCTGTAGCGCACCCCACAGGATGTTGGCGGTGCAGAGTGTGCTGGTGGTTCTGGCCTTTCTTGCCCAGATTTTACCCTCCCAGGCCCGGCCTGCCATCCCAGATGAAG TCGTCCCTGCACCACCTGTGAAAATCCAAGCGGAGCTTTACACCCTGTACCCTGGAGACCGACTGGAGCTGAAATGTAGCACTGAGTCAGTCAACTGGACCAAGGACGACACATTGGTGGTGGATGGGGAGCACACACGTTTACGAGACGGCCAACTGGAGATCGAGGGGGTGGAGCCGGCTGACTCGGGCCTGTACACCTGCGTCGCCTTTGGCAACCACAGCTCCTACTTCTCTGTCAATGTCACAG TTGATATCCTGGCATCCTctgaagatgaagaagaggaggatgagtcTTCCTCAGAGGAGGCAAAGCTGTCCAGCAGTCAAAAGCTTTTGC CAATGGCCCCTCAGTGGGCTCAGCCAGAGAAGATGGAAAAAAAGTTGCATGCTGTCCCAGCCAGTAAGACTGTCAAGTTCCGCTGCCAGGCCAGTGGGAACCCTACCCCAACACTCAAGTGGTTCAAGAACGGCAAGGAGTTCAAGAGGGATCAGCGCATCGGGGGCTTCaag GTTCGAGAACACATGTGGACCATAATCATGGAGTCTGTAGTGCCATCCGACAAAGGAAACTACACCTGTGTAGTAGAAAACCAACATGGAAGCATTAACCACACATACCAGCTGGATGTTGTCG AGCGTTCCCCCCACAGACCCATCCTGCAGGCGGGACTGCCAGCCAATAACACTGCGGTGGTGGGCAGTGATGTGGAGTTTGAGTGTAAGGTGTTCAGCGACCCCCAGCCTCACATCCAGTGGCTGAAGCACATCGAGGTCAATGGAAGCCGCGTGGGCCCTGATGGCTTACCCTACGTCCGTGTCCTCAAG ACTGCTGGCCTTAACACCACGGACAAGGAAATGGAAATCCTCCAACTGAGGAATGTGTCTTTTGATGACGCTGGGGAGTATACCTGCTTGGCGGGCAATTCTATCGGGTTATCTCATCACTCTGCATGGTTGTCCGTTGTTAAAG TccccccttctccaccacccaACCAAACCTACCTGGAAGTGCTGATCTACTGTGTGGGCTTCTTCCTCATTGCTGTCATGGTGGCCATGGCCATCATCTTAAAGATGCGCAGCTCGTCCAAGAAGAGTGACTTCAGCAGTCAGCTGGCTGTCCACAAGCTGGCTAAAAGCATCCCTCTGCGCAGACAG GTGTCAGTGGACTCTAGCTCCTCCCTCCACTCCGGGGTGATGTTGGTGCGGCCCTCCCGCCTCTCATCCAGCGGCTCTCCTATGCTGTCTGGGGTGTCTGAGTACGAGTTGCCCCAGGATCCACGCTGGGAGCTGCCCAGAGACCG ACTGGTGCTGGGGAAACCCTTGGGAGAAGGCTGCTTTGGCCAGGTGGTGAtgggagaggctgtagggatggACAAAGAGAAGCCAAACAGGATCACCAAAGTGGCCGTGAAGATGCTCAAAT CTGATGCTACAGAGAAAGACCTGTCAGATCTTATCTCTGAAATGGAGATGATGAAGATCATTGGGAAGCACAAGAACATCATTAACCTGCTGGGAGCCTGTACCCAGGATG gtcCTCTCTATGTTATTGTGGAGTATGCCTCCAAGGGAAACCTCCGGGAGTACCTGAGAGCTCGGCGTCCACCAGGCATGGAGTACTGCTACAACCCTGACCAGGTGCCCATAGAGAACATGTCTATCAAAGACCTGGTGTCCTGTGCCTACCAGGTGGCCCGCGGCATGGAGTACCTGTCCTCTAAGAAG TGTATCCACAGAGACCTGGCTGCCCGCAACGTACTGGTGACTGAGGACAATGTGATGAAGATCGCAGACTTTGGCCTGGCCAGAGATATCCACCATATTGATTACTATAAGAAGACCACCAAT GGTCGTTTGCCAGTCAAGTGGATGGCCCCAGAAGCTCTATTTGACCGGATATACACACACCAAAGTGATGT ATGGTCTTTCGGGGTGCTGCTGTGGGAGATCTTCACACTGGGGGGCTCGCCGTACCCGGGGGTTCCTGTGGAGGAATTGTTCAAGCTGCTGAAGGAGGGCCACCGCATGGACAAGCCCTCCACCTGCACCCATGAACT ATACATGATGATGAGGGACTGCTGGCATGCTGTTCCCTCTCACCGGCCCACGTTCAAACAGCTGGTGGAAGACCTGGACCGCACCCTGGCCATGACGTCCAACCAG GAGTACTTGGAGCTGTCTGTGCCTCTGGACCAGTATTCCCCCAGCTACCCTGACACACGCAGCTCCACCTGCTCCTCGGGCGAGGACTCGGTCTTCTCCCACGATGCTGGTGCTGAGGAGCCCTGCCTGCCAAAGTTCCCTCCCCACTCCAACGGGGTGGCCATCAAGAAACGCTGA
- the LOC135541255 gene encoding fibroblast growth factor receptor 1-A-like isoform X2 encodes MPQRSGWSSSHRVINSCSAPHRMLAVQSVLVVLAFLAQILPSQARPAIPDEVVPAPPVKIQAELYTLYPGDRLELKCSTESVNWTKDDTLVVDGEHTRLRDGQLEIEGVEPADSGLYTCVAFGNHSSYFSVNVTVDILASSEDEEEEDESSSEEAKLSSSQKLLPMAPQWAQPEKMEKKLHAVPASKTVKFRCQASGNPTPTLKWFKNGKEFKRDQRIGGFKVREHMWTIIMESVVPSDKGNYTCVVENQHGSINHTYQLDVVERSPHRPILQAGLPANNTAVVGSDVEFECKVFSDPQPHIQWLKHIEVNGSRVGPDGLPYVRVLKHSGVNSSDTQVLTLYNVTEEESGEYICKVSNYIGEANQSAWLTVIRHEAQVPPSPPPNQTYLEVLIYCVGFFLIAVMVAMAIILKMRSSSKKSDFSSQLAVHKLAKSIPLRRQVTVSVDSSSSLHSGVMLVRPSRLSSSGSPMLSGVSEYELPQDPRWELPRDRLVLGKPLGEGCFGQVVMGEAVGMDKEKPNRITKVAVKMLKSDATEKDLSDLISEMEMMKIIGKHKNIINLLGACTQDGPLYVIVEYASKGNLREYLRARRPPGMEYCYNPDQVPIENMSIKDLVSCAYQVARGMEYLSSKKVTSGSDSTYISTCIHRDLAARNVLVTEDNVMKIADFGLARDIHHIDYYKKTTNGRLPVKWMAPEALFDRIYTHQSDVWSFGVLLWEIFTLGGSPYPGVPVEELFKLLKEGHRMDKPSTCTHELYMMMRDCWHAVPSHRPTFKQLVEDLDRTLAMTSNQEYLELSVPLDQYSPSYPDTRSSTCSSGEDSVFSHDAGAEEPCLPKFPPHSNGVAIKKR; translated from the exons ATGCCCCAGAGGTCCGGATGGAGTTCCAGTCACAGAGTAATCAACAGCTGTAGCGCACCCCACAGGATGTTGGCGGTGCAGAGTGTGCTGGTGGTTCTGGCCTTTCTTGCCCAGATTTTACCCTCCCAGGCCCGGCCTGCCATCCCAGATGAAG TCGTCCCTGCACCACCTGTGAAAATCCAAGCGGAGCTTTACACCCTGTACCCTGGAGACCGACTGGAGCTGAAATGTAGCACTGAGTCAGTCAACTGGACCAAGGACGACACATTGGTGGTGGATGGGGAGCACACACGTTTACGAGACGGCCAACTGGAGATCGAGGGGGTGGAGCCGGCTGACTCGGGCCTGTACACCTGCGTCGCCTTTGGCAACCACAGCTCCTACTTCTCTGTCAATGTCACAG TTGATATCCTGGCATCCTctgaagatgaagaagaggaggatgagtcTTCCTCAGAGGAGGCAAAGCTGTCCAGCAGTCAAAAGCTTTTGC CAATGGCCCCTCAGTGGGCTCAGCCAGAGAAGATGGAAAAAAAGTTGCATGCTGTCCCAGCCAGTAAGACTGTCAAGTTCCGCTGCCAGGCCAGTGGGAACCCTACCCCAACACTCAAGTGGTTCAAGAACGGCAAGGAGTTCAAGAGGGATCAGCGCATCGGGGGCTTCaag GTTCGAGAACACATGTGGACCATAATCATGGAGTCTGTAGTGCCATCCGACAAAGGAAACTACACCTGTGTAGTAGAAAACCAACATGGAAGCATTAACCACACATACCAGCTGGATGTTGTCG AGCGTTCCCCCCACAGACCCATCCTGCAGGCGGGACTGCCAGCCAATAACACTGCGGTGGTGGGCAGTGATGTGGAGTTTGAGTGTAAGGTGTTCAGCGACCCCCAGCCTCACATCCAGTGGCTGAAGCACATCGAGGTCAATGGAAGCCGCGTGGGCCCTGATGGCTTACCCTACGTCCGTGTCCTCAAG CACTCTGGGGTTAATAGCTCGGACACTCAGGTGTTGACCCTCTACaatgtcactgaggaggagagcgGGGAGTATATATGTAAAGTGTCCAATTATATAGGCGAGGCCAATCAGTCAGCCTGGCTGACCGTCATCAGGCATGAGGCCCAAG TccccccttctccaccacccaACCAAACCTACCTGGAAGTGCTGATCTACTGTGTGGGCTTCTTCCTCATTGCTGTCATGGTGGCCATGGCCATCATCTTAAAGATGCGCAGCTCGTCCAAGAAGAGTGACTTCAGCAGTCAGCTGGCTGTCCACAAGCTGGCTAAAAGCATCCCTCTGCGCAGACAGGTAACA GTGTCAGTGGACTCTAGCTCCTCCCTCCACTCCGGGGTGATGTTGGTGCGGCCCTCCCGCCTCTCATCCAGCGGCTCTCCTATGCTGTCTGGGGTGTCTGAGTACGAGTTGCCCCAGGATCCACGCTGGGAGCTGCCCAGAGACCG ACTGGTGCTGGGGAAACCCTTGGGAGAAGGCTGCTTTGGCCAGGTGGTGAtgggagaggctgtagggatggACAAAGAGAAGCCAAACAGGATCACCAAAGTGGCCGTGAAGATGCTCAAAT CTGATGCTACAGAGAAAGACCTGTCAGATCTTATCTCTGAAATGGAGATGATGAAGATCATTGGGAAGCACAAGAACATCATTAACCTGCTGGGAGCCTGTACCCAGGATG gtcCTCTCTATGTTATTGTGGAGTATGCCTCCAAGGGAAACCTCCGGGAGTACCTGAGAGCTCGGCGTCCACCAGGCATGGAGTACTGCTACAACCCTGACCAGGTGCCCATAGAGAACATGTCTATCAAAGACCTGGTGTCCTGTGCCTACCAGGTGGCCCGCGGCATGGAGTACCTGTCCTCTAAGAAGGTAACATCAGGATCCGACTCTACGTACATCAGCACA TGTATCCACAGAGACCTGGCTGCCCGCAACGTACTGGTGACTGAGGACAATGTGATGAAGATCGCAGACTTTGGCCTGGCCAGAGATATCCACCATATTGATTACTATAAGAAGACCACCAAT GGTCGTTTGCCAGTCAAGTGGATGGCCCCAGAAGCTCTATTTGACCGGATATACACACACCAAAGTGATGT ATGGTCTTTCGGGGTGCTGCTGTGGGAGATCTTCACACTGGGGGGCTCGCCGTACCCGGGGGTTCCTGTGGAGGAATTGTTCAAGCTGCTGAAGGAGGGCCACCGCATGGACAAGCCCTCCACCTGCACCCATGAACT ATACATGATGATGAGGGACTGCTGGCATGCTGTTCCCTCTCACCGGCCCACGTTCAAACAGCTGGTGGAAGACCTGGACCGCACCCTGGCCATGACGTCCAACCAG GAGTACTTGGAGCTGTCTGTGCCTCTGGACCAGTATTCCCCCAGCTACCCTGACACACGCAGCTCCACCTGCTCCTCGGGCGAGGACTCGGTCTTCTCCCACGATGCTGGTGCTGAGGAGCCCTGCCTGCCAAAGTTCCCTCCCCACTCCAACGGGGTGGCCATCAAGAAACGCTGA
- the LOC135541255 gene encoding fibroblast growth factor receptor 1-A-like isoform X8 produces the protein MPQRSGWSSSHRVINSCSAPHRMLAVQSVLVVLAFLAQILPSQARPAIPDEVVPAPPVKIQAELYTLYPGDRLELKCSTESVNWTKDDTLVVDGEHTRLRDGQLEIEGVEPADSGLYTCVAFGNHSSYFSVNVTVDILASSEDEEEEDESSSEEAKLSSSQKLLPMAPQWAQPEKMEKKLHAVPASKTVKFRCQASGNPTPTLKWFKNGKEFKRDQRIGGFKVREHMWTIIMESVVPSDKGNYTCVVENQHGSINHTYQLDVVERSPHRPILQAGLPANNTAVVGSDVEFECKVFSDPQPHIQWLKHIEVNGSRVGPDGLPYVRVLKTAGLNTTDKEMEILQLRNVSFDDAGEYTCLAGNSIGLSHHSAWLSVVKAVPPSPPPNQTYLEVLIYCVGFFLIAVMVAMAIILKMRSSSKKSDFSSQLAVHKLAKSIPLRRQVSVDSSSSLHSGVMLVRPSRLSSSGSPMLSGVSEYELPQDPRWELPRDRLVLGKPLGEGCFGQVVMGEAVGMDKEKPNRITKVAVKMLKSDATEKDLSDLISEMEMMKIIGKHKNIINLLGACTQDGPLYVIVEYASKGNLREYLRARRPPGMEYCYNPDQVPIENMSIKDLVSCAYQVARGMEYLSSKKCIHRDLAARNVLVTEDNVMKIADFGLARDIHHIDYYKKTTNGRLPVKWMAPEALFDRIYTHQSDVWSFGVLLWEIFTLGGSPYPGVPVEELFKLLKEGHRMDKPSTCTHELYMMMRDCWHAVPSHRPTFKQLVEDLDRTLAMTSNQEYLELSVPLDQYSPSYPDTRSSTCSSGEDSVFSHDAGAEEPCLPKFPPHSNGVAIKKR, from the exons ATGCCCCAGAGGTCCGGATGGAGTTCCAGTCACAGAGTAATCAACAGCTGTAGCGCACCCCACAGGATGTTGGCGGTGCAGAGTGTGCTGGTGGTTCTGGCCTTTCTTGCCCAGATTTTACCCTCCCAGGCCCGGCCTGCCATCCCAGATGAAG TCGTCCCTGCACCACCTGTGAAAATCCAAGCGGAGCTTTACACCCTGTACCCTGGAGACCGACTGGAGCTGAAATGTAGCACTGAGTCAGTCAACTGGACCAAGGACGACACATTGGTGGTGGATGGGGAGCACACACGTTTACGAGACGGCCAACTGGAGATCGAGGGGGTGGAGCCGGCTGACTCGGGCCTGTACACCTGCGTCGCCTTTGGCAACCACAGCTCCTACTTCTCTGTCAATGTCACAG TTGATATCCTGGCATCCTctgaagatgaagaagaggaggatgagtcTTCCTCAGAGGAGGCAAAGCTGTCCAGCAGTCAAAAGCTTTTGC CAATGGCCCCTCAGTGGGCTCAGCCAGAGAAGATGGAAAAAAAGTTGCATGCTGTCCCAGCCAGTAAGACTGTCAAGTTCCGCTGCCAGGCCAGTGGGAACCCTACCCCAACACTCAAGTGGTTCAAGAACGGCAAGGAGTTCAAGAGGGATCAGCGCATCGGGGGCTTCaag GTTCGAGAACACATGTGGACCATAATCATGGAGTCTGTAGTGCCATCCGACAAAGGAAACTACACCTGTGTAGTAGAAAACCAACATGGAAGCATTAACCACACATACCAGCTGGATGTTGTCG AGCGTTCCCCCCACAGACCCATCCTGCAGGCGGGACTGCCAGCCAATAACACTGCGGTGGTGGGCAGTGATGTGGAGTTTGAGTGTAAGGTGTTCAGCGACCCCCAGCCTCACATCCAGTGGCTGAAGCACATCGAGGTCAATGGAAGCCGCGTGGGCCCTGATGGCTTACCCTACGTCCGTGTCCTCAAG ACTGCTGGCCTTAACACCACGGACAAGGAAATGGAAATCCTCCAACTGAGGAATGTGTCTTTTGATGACGCTGGGGAGTATACCTGCTTGGCGGGCAATTCTATCGGGTTATCTCATCACTCTGCATGGTTGTCCGTTGTTAAAG CAGTccccccttctccaccacccaACCAAACCTACCTGGAAGTGCTGATCTACTGTGTGGGCTTCTTCCTCATTGCTGTCATGGTGGCCATGGCCATCATCTTAAAGATGCGCAGCTCGTCCAAGAAGAGTGACTTCAGCAGTCAGCTGGCTGTCCACAAGCTGGCTAAAAGCATCCCTCTGCGCAGACAG GTGTCAGTGGACTCTAGCTCCTCCCTCCACTCCGGGGTGATGTTGGTGCGGCCCTCCCGCCTCTCATCCAGCGGCTCTCCTATGCTGTCTGGGGTGTCTGAGTACGAGTTGCCCCAGGATCCACGCTGGGAGCTGCCCAGAGACCG ACTGGTGCTGGGGAAACCCTTGGGAGAAGGCTGCTTTGGCCAGGTGGTGAtgggagaggctgtagggatggACAAAGAGAAGCCAAACAGGATCACCAAAGTGGCCGTGAAGATGCTCAAAT CTGATGCTACAGAGAAAGACCTGTCAGATCTTATCTCTGAAATGGAGATGATGAAGATCATTGGGAAGCACAAGAACATCATTAACCTGCTGGGAGCCTGTACCCAGGATG gtcCTCTCTATGTTATTGTGGAGTATGCCTCCAAGGGAAACCTCCGGGAGTACCTGAGAGCTCGGCGTCCACCAGGCATGGAGTACTGCTACAACCCTGACCAGGTGCCCATAGAGAACATGTCTATCAAAGACCTGGTGTCCTGTGCCTACCAGGTGGCCCGCGGCATGGAGTACCTGTCCTCTAAGAAG TGTATCCACAGAGACCTGGCTGCCCGCAACGTACTGGTGACTGAGGACAATGTGATGAAGATCGCAGACTTTGGCCTGGCCAGAGATATCCACCATATTGATTACTATAAGAAGACCACCAAT GGTCGTTTGCCAGTCAAGTGGATGGCCCCAGAAGCTCTATTTGACCGGATATACACACACCAAAGTGATGT ATGGTCTTTCGGGGTGCTGCTGTGGGAGATCTTCACACTGGGGGGCTCGCCGTACCCGGGGGTTCCTGTGGAGGAATTGTTCAAGCTGCTGAAGGAGGGCCACCGCATGGACAAGCCCTCCACCTGCACCCATGAACT ATACATGATGATGAGGGACTGCTGGCATGCTGTTCCCTCTCACCGGCCCACGTTCAAACAGCTGGTGGAAGACCTGGACCGCACCCTGGCCATGACGTCCAACCAG GAGTACTTGGAGCTGTCTGTGCCTCTGGACCAGTATTCCCCCAGCTACCCTGACACACGCAGCTCCACCTGCTCCTCGGGCGAGGACTCGGTCTTCTCCCACGATGCTGGTGCTGAGGAGCCCTGCCTGCCAAAGTTCCCTCCCCACTCCAACGGGGTGGCCATCAAGAAACGCTGA
- the LOC135541255 gene encoding fibroblast growth factor receptor 1-A-like isoform X5, producing MPQRSGWSSSHRVINSCSAPHRMLAVQSVLVVLAFLAQILPSQARPAIPDEVVPAPPVKIQAELYTLYPGDRLELKCSTESVNWTKDDTLVVDGEHTRLRDGQLEIEGVEPADSGLYTCVAFGNHSSYFSVNVTVDILASSEDEEEEDESSSEEAKLSSSQKLLPMAPQWAQPEKMEKKLHAVPASKTVKFRCQASGNPTPTLKWFKNGKEFKRDQRIGGFKVREHMWTIIMESVVPSDKGNYTCVVENQHGSINHTYQLDVVERSPHRPILQAGLPANNTAVVGSDVEFECKVFSDPQPHIQWLKHIEVNGSRVGPDGLPYVRVLKTAGLNTTDKEMEILQLRNVSFDDAGEYTCLAGNSIGLSHHSAWLSVVKVPPSPPPNQTYLEVLIYCVGFFLIAVMVAMAIILKMRSSSKKSDFSSQLAVHKLAKSIPLRRQVTVSVDSSSSLHSGVMLVRPSRLSSSGSPMLSGVSEYELPQDPRWELPRDRLVLGKPLGEGCFGQVVMGEAVGMDKEKPNRITKVAVKMLKSDATEKDLSDLISEMEMMKIIGKHKNIINLLGACTQDGPLYVIVEYASKGNLREYLRARRPPGMEYCYNPDQVPIENMSIKDLVSCAYQVARGMEYLSSKKVTSGSDSTYISTCIHRDLAARNVLVTEDNVMKIADFGLARDIHHIDYYKKTTNGRLPVKWMAPEALFDRIYTHQSDVWSFGVLLWEIFTLGGSPYPGVPVEELFKLLKEGHRMDKPSTCTHELYMMMRDCWHAVPSHRPTFKQLVEDLDRTLAMTSNQEYLELSVPLDQYSPSYPDTRSSTCSSGEDSVFSHDAGAEEPCLPKFPPHSNGVAIKKR from the exons ATGCCCCAGAGGTCCGGATGGAGTTCCAGTCACAGAGTAATCAACAGCTGTAGCGCACCCCACAGGATGTTGGCGGTGCAGAGTGTGCTGGTGGTTCTGGCCTTTCTTGCCCAGATTTTACCCTCCCAGGCCCGGCCTGCCATCCCAGATGAAG TCGTCCCTGCACCACCTGTGAAAATCCAAGCGGAGCTTTACACCCTGTACCCTGGAGACCGACTGGAGCTGAAATGTAGCACTGAGTCAGTCAACTGGACCAAGGACGACACATTGGTGGTGGATGGGGAGCACACACGTTTACGAGACGGCCAACTGGAGATCGAGGGGGTGGAGCCGGCTGACTCGGGCCTGTACACCTGCGTCGCCTTTGGCAACCACAGCTCCTACTTCTCTGTCAATGTCACAG TTGATATCCTGGCATCCTctgaagatgaagaagaggaggatgagtcTTCCTCAGAGGAGGCAAAGCTGTCCAGCAGTCAAAAGCTTTTGC CAATGGCCCCTCAGTGGGCTCAGCCAGAGAAGATGGAAAAAAAGTTGCATGCTGTCCCAGCCAGTAAGACTGTCAAGTTCCGCTGCCAGGCCAGTGGGAACCCTACCCCAACACTCAAGTGGTTCAAGAACGGCAAGGAGTTCAAGAGGGATCAGCGCATCGGGGGCTTCaag GTTCGAGAACACATGTGGACCATAATCATGGAGTCTGTAGTGCCATCCGACAAAGGAAACTACACCTGTGTAGTAGAAAACCAACATGGAAGCATTAACCACACATACCAGCTGGATGTTGTCG AGCGTTCCCCCCACAGACCCATCCTGCAGGCGGGACTGCCAGCCAATAACACTGCGGTGGTGGGCAGTGATGTGGAGTTTGAGTGTAAGGTGTTCAGCGACCCCCAGCCTCACATCCAGTGGCTGAAGCACATCGAGGTCAATGGAAGCCGCGTGGGCCCTGATGGCTTACCCTACGTCCGTGTCCTCAAG ACTGCTGGCCTTAACACCACGGACAAGGAAATGGAAATCCTCCAACTGAGGAATGTGTCTTTTGATGACGCTGGGGAGTATACCTGCTTGGCGGGCAATTCTATCGGGTTATCTCATCACTCTGCATGGTTGTCCGTTGTTAAAG TccccccttctccaccacccaACCAAACCTACCTGGAAGTGCTGATCTACTGTGTGGGCTTCTTCCTCATTGCTGTCATGGTGGCCATGGCCATCATCTTAAAGATGCGCAGCTCGTCCAAGAAGAGTGACTTCAGCAGTCAGCTGGCTGTCCACAAGCTGGCTAAAAGCATCCCTCTGCGCAGACAGGTAACA GTGTCAGTGGACTCTAGCTCCTCCCTCCACTCCGGGGTGATGTTGGTGCGGCCCTCCCGCCTCTCATCCAGCGGCTCTCCTATGCTGTCTGGGGTGTCTGAGTACGAGTTGCCCCAGGATCCACGCTGGGAGCTGCCCAGAGACCG ACTGGTGCTGGGGAAACCCTTGGGAGAAGGCTGCTTTGGCCAGGTGGTGAtgggagaggctgtagggatggACAAAGAGAAGCCAAACAGGATCACCAAAGTGGCCGTGAAGATGCTCAAAT CTGATGCTACAGAGAAAGACCTGTCAGATCTTATCTCTGAAATGGAGATGATGAAGATCATTGGGAAGCACAAGAACATCATTAACCTGCTGGGAGCCTGTACCCAGGATG gtcCTCTCTATGTTATTGTGGAGTATGCCTCCAAGGGAAACCTCCGGGAGTACCTGAGAGCTCGGCGTCCACCAGGCATGGAGTACTGCTACAACCCTGACCAGGTGCCCATAGAGAACATGTCTATCAAAGACCTGGTGTCCTGTGCCTACCAGGTGGCCCGCGGCATGGAGTACCTGTCCTCTAAGAAGGTAACATCAGGATCCGACTCTACGTACATCAGCACA TGTATCCACAGAGACCTGGCTGCCCGCAACGTACTGGTGACTGAGGACAATGTGATGAAGATCGCAGACTTTGGCCTGGCCAGAGATATCCACCATATTGATTACTATAAGAAGACCACCAAT GGTCGTTTGCCAGTCAAGTGGATGGCCCCAGAAGCTCTATTTGACCGGATATACACACACCAAAGTGATGT ATGGTCTTTCGGGGTGCTGCTGTGGGAGATCTTCACACTGGGGGGCTCGCCGTACCCGGGGGTTCCTGTGGAGGAATTGTTCAAGCTGCTGAAGGAGGGCCACCGCATGGACAAGCCCTCCACCTGCACCCATGAACT ATACATGATGATGAGGGACTGCTGGCATGCTGTTCCCTCTCACCGGCCCACGTTCAAACAGCTGGTGGAAGACCTGGACCGCACCCTGGCCATGACGTCCAACCAG GAGTACTTGGAGCTGTCTGTGCCTCTGGACCAGTATTCCCCCAGCTACCCTGACACACGCAGCTCCACCTGCTCCTCGGGCGAGGACTCGGTCTTCTCCCACGATGCTGGTGCTGAGGAGCCCTGCCTGCCAAAGTTCCCTCCCCACTCCAACGGGGTGGCCATCAAGAAACGCTGA